Proteins encoded by one window of Vigna radiata var. radiata cultivar VC1973A chromosome 5, Vradiata_ver6, whole genome shotgun sequence:
- the LOC106761042 gene encoding ABC transporter G family member 40 isoform X1, translating to MANGSLTKATSSFQVSRSSIWRDGSAVFSRNSFEEDDEEALMWAALEKLPTYNRLRKGLLVTSNGEVKEIDVTDIGTQERKHVLERLVRDAEEDNEKFLLKLRERIDRVGISFPTIEARFEHLNVEAEAYVGSRALPTFFNFIVNTVESYLNHMHILSSKKKHVTILKDVSGIVKPRRMTLLLGPPSSGKTTLLLALAGKLDPDLKVSGRVTYNGHEMNEFVPQRTAAYISQLDVHIGEMTVRETLAFSARCQGVGSRYDLLSELSRREIAANIKPDPIIDIYMKATASKSLEANQMMTEYILKILGLEMCADIVVGDETLRGVSGGQRKRVTTGEMLVGPTNALFMDEISSGLDSSTTVQIIKCLRQIVHILDGTAVISLLQPEPETYELFDDIILLSNGQIVYQGPREFVLEFFESMGFRCPERKAVADFLQEVTSKKDQQQYWIHEDEPYSFVTVNEFAKAFQCFHVGIELREELAIQFDKTKNHPAALTTKKYGVDMKELLRANFSREYLLMKRNAFVHIFKLSQLAVMAVITMTVFLRTEMHKGSVDNGGVYTGALFFSIVMVLFNGMADISMNVAKLPIFYKQRDLLFYPAWAYAIPNWILKIPITLAEVVVWVSISYYVIGFDPSVGRFFKQYLLLLLLGQMASALFRTIAATGRNMIIANTFGSFATVTLLTLGGFILSREDVKKWWTWGYWISPIMYEQNAMMVNEFLGQSWSHVLPNSTESLGVEVLKSRGFFTHASWYWIGAGALLGFVSLLNITFTLALTFLNPLEKPQAIILKESHENKHKDKTLQDIGLPLKLPGNGPNRNTGTVRPKEVVESSHRRKKGMILPFEPHSLTFDGITYSVDMPQEMKNNGVIEDRLVLLKGVSGAFRPGVLTALMGVSGAGKTTLLDVLAGRKTGGYIEGRIRVSGYPKRQETYARISGYCEQNDIHSPHVTVYESLLYSAWLRLSPEVNSETRKMFIEEVMELVELNSLREALVGLPGVSGLSTEQRKRLTIAVELVANPSIIFMDEPTSGLDARAAAIVMRTVRNIVDTGRTIVCTIHQPSINIFEAFDELFLLKRGGQEIYVGPLGRHSNELIEYFERIEGVGKIKDGHNPAAWMLEITTPTREMDLNVDFADIYKNSELYRRNKEHVEELSKPASGSKELHFPSQYAQPFFIQCKACLWKQHWSYWRNPPYTAVKFLFTTFVALMFGTMFWDLGSKTRRKQDLFNAIGSMYNAILFLGTQNAFSVQPVVAIERTVFYRERAAGMYSAIPYALAQVVIEIPYTFVQAVTYGIIVYAMIGFEWTASKFFWYLFFTYFTFLYYTFYGMMTVAVTPNQHIASIVATSFYGLWNLFSGFVVPQPNIPVWWRWYYWACPVAWTLYGLAASQFGDVTSTVEVNETVKEFMRRYFGYRDDFVGVAASVVVGFAVLFATIFALSVKVFNFERR from the exons ATGGCCAATGGTAGCCTGACTAAAGCTACTAGTAGCTTTCAAGTAAGCCGTTCTTCAATTTGGAGAGATGGAAGTGCAGTTTTTTCTAGGAATTCatttgaagaagatgatgaagaagctcTGATGTGGGCTGCACTTGAAAAGCTTCCTACTTACAATCGTTTAAGGAAAGGCTTGTTAGTGACATCCAATGGTGAGGTGAAGGAAATTGATGTCACTGATATTGGAACACAGGAAAGGAAGCATGTGTTGGAGAGGTTGGTAAGAGATGCTGAAGAGGACAATGAAAAGTTTCTGTTAAAGCTGAGAGAAAGAATTGATAG AGTTGGGATTAGTTTTCCAACAATTGAAGCTAGATTTGAGCATCTGAATGTTGAGGCAGAAGCTTATGTTGGTAGCAGAGCCTTACCGACATTCTTCAACTTCATTGTTAATACAGTAGAG AGTTACTTGAACCATATGCATATTCTTTCTAGCAAAAAGAAGCACGTGACCATTCTTAAAGATGTTAGTGGAATTGTAAAACCTCGCAG GATGACATTGCTTTTAGGTCCTCCAAGTTCTGGAAAAACCACGCTCCTTTTGGCTCTGGCAGGAAAGCTTGACCCAGATCTTAAG GTTTCTGGGAGAGTGACTTATAATGGGcatgaaatgaatgaatttgtACCCCAGAGAACTGCTGCCTATATTAGTCAGCTTGATGTTCATATTGGAGAAATGACTGTTAGGGAAACCTTGGCTTTCTCTGCAAGGTGCCAAGGGGTTGGATCACGTTATG ATTTGCTATCTGAACTGTCAAGAAGAGAGATAGCAGCGAATATTAAGCCTGACCCTATTATTGATATCTACATGAAG GCAACAGCATCTAAAAGCCTGGAAGCAAATCAAATGATGACAGAATATATACTTAAG ATCTTGGGGCTTGAAATGTGTGCTGATATTGTGGTGGGGGATGAAACGTTGCGTGGTGTATCTGGTGGACAAAGGAAGCGTGTTACTACAG GGGAGATGTTGGTTGGTCCAACAAATGCACTGTTCATGGATGAAATATCTTCTGGCTTGGACAGCTCCACAACTGTTCAAATTATCAAGTGTCTTAGACAGATTGTTCACATTCTAGATGGAACAGCAGTTATCTCACTATTGCAACCAGAACCAGAGACATACGAACTTTTTGATGACATAATACTCCTCTCCAACGGCCAGATAGTATATCAAGGACCTCGTGAATTCGTCCTTGAATTTTTTGAATCTATGGGTTTCAGATGTCCTGAGAGGAAAGCTGTTGCTGACTTCCTTCAAGAA GTGACTTCAAAGAAGGATCAACAACAGTATTGGATCCACGAAGATGAGCCTTACAGTTTTGTTACAGTTAATGAATTTGCCAAGGCATTTCAGTGCTTCCATGTTGGTATAGAACTTAGAGAAGAGCTAGCCATTCAATTTGATAAGACAAAGAACCACCCAGCTGCATTAACGACTAAGAAGTACGGGGTAGACATGAAGGAGCTTCTGAGAGCTAACTTCTCAAGGGAATATTTGCTTATGAAGAGGAATGCATTTGTTCACATCTTCAAGCTATCTCAA CTTGCAGTGATGGCAGTGATAACAATGACAGTATTCCTGCGTACCGAGATGCATAAGGGTTCTGTGGATAACGGGGGAGTTTACACTGGTGcactttttttctctatagTAATGGTGTTGTTTAATGGGATGGCTGATATTTCAATGAATGTAGCAAAGCTTCCTATATTTTACAAGCAAAGAGACCTCCTATTTTACCCTGCATGGGCATATGCTATTCCCAACTGGATCCTCAAAATCCCTATTACATTGGCTGAAGTAGTTGTCTGGGTATCTATCAGCTACTATGTAATTGGATTTGATCCAAGTGTTGGAAG GTTTTTCAAACAATATCTTCTGTTACTACTACTTGGCCAGATGGCTTCTGCATTGTTTCGTACAATTGCAGCAACTGGTAGGAATATGATTATAGCTAACACATTTGGATCATTTGCAACAGTCACACTTCTGACGTTGGGCGGTTTTATATTGTCAAGAG AGGATGTTAAGAAATGGTGGACATGGGGTTACTGGATTTCACCAATAATGTATGAGCAGAATGCTATGATGGTCAATGAGTTCCTCGGCCAGAGTTGGAGTCAC GTTCTTCCTAATTCAACCGAGTCACTGGGAGTTGAGGTTCTGAAGTCTCGCGGATTCTTCACTCATGCATCCTGGTATTGGATAGGGGCAGGGGCATTGCTTGGATTTGTTTCTCTATTGAACATCACATTCACTCTAGCTCTCACTTTTCTCAACC CACTTGAGAAGCCACAGGCTATCATCTTGAAAGAATCTCATGAAAATAAGCACAAAGACAAAACTCTACAAGATATTGGATTACCACTTAAACTCCCAGGAAATGGTCCAAATAGAAACACAGGGACAG TGAGGCCAAAGGAAGTTGTTGAGTCCAGCCACAGGAGGAAAAAAGGAATGATTCTTCCATTTGAGCCACATTCTCTTACCTTTGACGGAATCACATACTCAGTAGACATGCCACAG GAAATGAAGAATAATGGAGTAATTGAGGACAGATTAGTCCTTCTGAAGGGTGTTAGTGGTGCATTTAGGCCAGGCGTCCTTACAGCTCTGATGGGGGTGAGTGGAGCAGGTAAAACAACTTTGTTGGATGTGTTGGCAGGAAGGAAAACTGGAGGGTATATTGAAGGCAGAATCAGAGTTTCAGGGTATCCTAAAAGGCAAGAAACATATGCTCGAATCTCTGGCTACTGTGAGCAGAACGATATCCACTCTCCTCATGTTACAGTCTATGAATCCTTGCTCTACTCAGCGTGGCTTCGTTTATCTCCTGAAGTCAATTCTGAAACCAGAAAG ATGTTCATTGAGGAAGTCATGGAACTGGTAGAGTTGAACTCACTGAGGGAAGCTTTGGTAGGTTTGCCTGGTGTGAGTGGTCTTTCCACTGAACAGCGCAAGAGACTAACTATAGCAGTTGAGCTAGTGGCTAATCCCTCCATAATATTCATGGATGAACCAACGTCAGGTTTAGATGCCAGAGCAGCTGCCATTGTTATGAGAACAGTTAGAAACATAGTGGACACAGGAAGAACAATTGTTTGTACAATTCATCAACCAAGCATAAACATATTTGAAGCCTTTGATGAG CTTTTCCTACTAAAGCGAGGAGGACAAGAAATATACGTTGGACCGTTGGGTCGTCATTCTAATGAACTCATTGAGTATTTTGAG AGGATTGAAGGGGTTGGCAAAATCAAAGATGGACACAACCCAGCGGCTTGGATGTTGGAAATTACAACTCCGACACGAGAAATGGATTTGAATGTTGACTTTGCTGACATATACAAAAATTCAGAACTATATAG GAGGAACAAAGAACATGTAGAAGAATTGAGCAAGCCTGCTTCAGGTTCCAAGGAACTTCATTTTCCTTCACAATATGCACaaccatttttcattcaatgcaAGGCCTGCCTATGGAAACAGCATTGGTCCTACTGGCGCAACCCTCCATATACTGCAGTGAAATTTTTGTTCACTACATTCGTAGCTTTGATGTTTGGGACAATGTTCTGGGACCTAGGATCCAAAAC AAGAAGGAAACAAGATCTGTTCAATGCTATTGGTTCAATGTACAACGCCATTCTCTTCCTTGGGACTCAGAATGCGTTTTCTGTGCAACCAGTTGTGGCCATTGAAAGAACAGTCTTTTATAGAGAAAGAGCAGCTGGAATGTATTCAGCCATCCCATATGCTCTTGCACAG GTTGTAATAGAGATACCATATACTTTTGTCCAAGCTGTAACATATGGCATCATAGTTTATGCAATGATCGGATTCGAATGGACTGCATCCAAATTCTTTTGGTATCTGTTCTTCACGTACTTCACATTTTTGTACTACACCTTTTATGGCATGATGACTGTGGCTGTAACACCGAACCAACACATTGCTTCAATTGTGGCAACTTCATTTTATGGACTTTGGAATCTGTTTTCCGGATTTGTTGTCCCACAACCT
- the LOC106761042 gene encoding ABC transporter G family member 40 isoform X2, with the protein MANGSLTKATSSFQVSRSSIWRDGSAVFSRNSFEEDDEEALMWAALEKLPTYNRLRKGLLVTSNGEVKEIDVTDIGTQERKHVLERLVRDAEEDNEKFLLKLRERIDRVGISFPTIEARFEHLNVEAEAYVGSRALPTFFNFIVNTVESYLNHMHILSSKKKHVTILKDVSGIVKPRRMTLLLGPPSSGKTTLLLALAGKLDPDLKVSGRVTYNGHEMNEFVPQRTAAYISQLDVHIGEMTVRETLAFSARCQGVGSRYDLLSELSRREIAANIKPDPIIDIYMKATASKSLEANQMMTEYILKILGLEMCADIVVGDETLRGVSGGQRKRVTTGEMLVGPTNALFMDEISSGLDSSTTVQIIKCLRQIVHILDGTAVISLLQPEPETYELFDDIILLSNGQIVYQGPREFVLEFFESMGFRCPERKAVADFLQEVTSKKDQQQYWIHEDEPYSFVTVNEFAKAFQCFHVGIELREELAIQFDKTKNHPAALTTKKYGVDMKELLRANFSREYLLMKRNAFVHIFKLSQLAVMAVITMTVFLRTEMHKGSVDNGGVYTGALFFSIVMVLFNGMADISMNVAKLPIFYKQRDLLFYPAWAYAIPNWILKIPITLAEVVVWVSISYYVIGFDPSVGRFFKQYLLLLLLGQMASALFRTIAATGRNMIIANTFGSFATVTLLTLGGFILSREDVKKWWTWGYWISPIMYEQNAMMVNEFLGQSWSHVLPNSTESLGVEVLKSRGFFTHASWYWIGAGALLGFVSLLNITFTLALTFLNPLEKPQAIILKESHENKHKDKTLQDIGLPLKLPGNVRPKEVVESSHRRKKGMILPFEPHSLTFDGITYSVDMPQEMKNNGVIEDRLVLLKGVSGAFRPGVLTALMGVSGAGKTTLLDVLAGRKTGGYIEGRIRVSGYPKRQETYARISGYCEQNDIHSPHVTVYESLLYSAWLRLSPEVNSETRKMFIEEVMELVELNSLREALVGLPGVSGLSTEQRKRLTIAVELVANPSIIFMDEPTSGLDARAAAIVMRTVRNIVDTGRTIVCTIHQPSINIFEAFDELFLLKRGGQEIYVGPLGRHSNELIEYFERIEGVGKIKDGHNPAAWMLEITTPTREMDLNVDFADIYKNSELYRRNKEHVEELSKPASGSKELHFPSQYAQPFFIQCKACLWKQHWSYWRNPPYTAVKFLFTTFVALMFGTMFWDLGSKTRRKQDLFNAIGSMYNAILFLGTQNAFSVQPVVAIERTVFYRERAAGMYSAIPYALAQVVIEIPYTFVQAVTYGIIVYAMIGFEWTASKFFWYLFFTYFTFLYYTFYGMMTVAVTPNQHIASIVATSFYGLWNLFSGFVVPQPNIPVWWRWYYWACPVAWTLYGLAASQFGDVTSTVEVNETVKEFMRRYFGYRDDFVGVAASVVVGFAVLFATIFALSVKVFNFERR; encoded by the exons ATGGCCAATGGTAGCCTGACTAAAGCTACTAGTAGCTTTCAAGTAAGCCGTTCTTCAATTTGGAGAGATGGAAGTGCAGTTTTTTCTAGGAATTCatttgaagaagatgatgaagaagctcTGATGTGGGCTGCACTTGAAAAGCTTCCTACTTACAATCGTTTAAGGAAAGGCTTGTTAGTGACATCCAATGGTGAGGTGAAGGAAATTGATGTCACTGATATTGGAACACAGGAAAGGAAGCATGTGTTGGAGAGGTTGGTAAGAGATGCTGAAGAGGACAATGAAAAGTTTCTGTTAAAGCTGAGAGAAAGAATTGATAG AGTTGGGATTAGTTTTCCAACAATTGAAGCTAGATTTGAGCATCTGAATGTTGAGGCAGAAGCTTATGTTGGTAGCAGAGCCTTACCGACATTCTTCAACTTCATTGTTAATACAGTAGAG AGTTACTTGAACCATATGCATATTCTTTCTAGCAAAAAGAAGCACGTGACCATTCTTAAAGATGTTAGTGGAATTGTAAAACCTCGCAG GATGACATTGCTTTTAGGTCCTCCAAGTTCTGGAAAAACCACGCTCCTTTTGGCTCTGGCAGGAAAGCTTGACCCAGATCTTAAG GTTTCTGGGAGAGTGACTTATAATGGGcatgaaatgaatgaatttgtACCCCAGAGAACTGCTGCCTATATTAGTCAGCTTGATGTTCATATTGGAGAAATGACTGTTAGGGAAACCTTGGCTTTCTCTGCAAGGTGCCAAGGGGTTGGATCACGTTATG ATTTGCTATCTGAACTGTCAAGAAGAGAGATAGCAGCGAATATTAAGCCTGACCCTATTATTGATATCTACATGAAG GCAACAGCATCTAAAAGCCTGGAAGCAAATCAAATGATGACAGAATATATACTTAAG ATCTTGGGGCTTGAAATGTGTGCTGATATTGTGGTGGGGGATGAAACGTTGCGTGGTGTATCTGGTGGACAAAGGAAGCGTGTTACTACAG GGGAGATGTTGGTTGGTCCAACAAATGCACTGTTCATGGATGAAATATCTTCTGGCTTGGACAGCTCCACAACTGTTCAAATTATCAAGTGTCTTAGACAGATTGTTCACATTCTAGATGGAACAGCAGTTATCTCACTATTGCAACCAGAACCAGAGACATACGAACTTTTTGATGACATAATACTCCTCTCCAACGGCCAGATAGTATATCAAGGACCTCGTGAATTCGTCCTTGAATTTTTTGAATCTATGGGTTTCAGATGTCCTGAGAGGAAAGCTGTTGCTGACTTCCTTCAAGAA GTGACTTCAAAGAAGGATCAACAACAGTATTGGATCCACGAAGATGAGCCTTACAGTTTTGTTACAGTTAATGAATTTGCCAAGGCATTTCAGTGCTTCCATGTTGGTATAGAACTTAGAGAAGAGCTAGCCATTCAATTTGATAAGACAAAGAACCACCCAGCTGCATTAACGACTAAGAAGTACGGGGTAGACATGAAGGAGCTTCTGAGAGCTAACTTCTCAAGGGAATATTTGCTTATGAAGAGGAATGCATTTGTTCACATCTTCAAGCTATCTCAA CTTGCAGTGATGGCAGTGATAACAATGACAGTATTCCTGCGTACCGAGATGCATAAGGGTTCTGTGGATAACGGGGGAGTTTACACTGGTGcactttttttctctatagTAATGGTGTTGTTTAATGGGATGGCTGATATTTCAATGAATGTAGCAAAGCTTCCTATATTTTACAAGCAAAGAGACCTCCTATTTTACCCTGCATGGGCATATGCTATTCCCAACTGGATCCTCAAAATCCCTATTACATTGGCTGAAGTAGTTGTCTGGGTATCTATCAGCTACTATGTAATTGGATTTGATCCAAGTGTTGGAAG GTTTTTCAAACAATATCTTCTGTTACTACTACTTGGCCAGATGGCTTCTGCATTGTTTCGTACAATTGCAGCAACTGGTAGGAATATGATTATAGCTAACACATTTGGATCATTTGCAACAGTCACACTTCTGACGTTGGGCGGTTTTATATTGTCAAGAG AGGATGTTAAGAAATGGTGGACATGGGGTTACTGGATTTCACCAATAATGTATGAGCAGAATGCTATGATGGTCAATGAGTTCCTCGGCCAGAGTTGGAGTCAC GTTCTTCCTAATTCAACCGAGTCACTGGGAGTTGAGGTTCTGAAGTCTCGCGGATTCTTCACTCATGCATCCTGGTATTGGATAGGGGCAGGGGCATTGCTTGGATTTGTTTCTCTATTGAACATCACATTCACTCTAGCTCTCACTTTTCTCAACC CACTTGAGAAGCCACAGGCTATCATCTTGAAAGAATCTCATGAAAATAAGCACAAAGACAAAACTCTACAAGATATTGGATTACCACTTAAACTCCCAGGAAATG TGAGGCCAAAGGAAGTTGTTGAGTCCAGCCACAGGAGGAAAAAAGGAATGATTCTTCCATTTGAGCCACATTCTCTTACCTTTGACGGAATCACATACTCAGTAGACATGCCACAG GAAATGAAGAATAATGGAGTAATTGAGGACAGATTAGTCCTTCTGAAGGGTGTTAGTGGTGCATTTAGGCCAGGCGTCCTTACAGCTCTGATGGGGGTGAGTGGAGCAGGTAAAACAACTTTGTTGGATGTGTTGGCAGGAAGGAAAACTGGAGGGTATATTGAAGGCAGAATCAGAGTTTCAGGGTATCCTAAAAGGCAAGAAACATATGCTCGAATCTCTGGCTACTGTGAGCAGAACGATATCCACTCTCCTCATGTTACAGTCTATGAATCCTTGCTCTACTCAGCGTGGCTTCGTTTATCTCCTGAAGTCAATTCTGAAACCAGAAAG ATGTTCATTGAGGAAGTCATGGAACTGGTAGAGTTGAACTCACTGAGGGAAGCTTTGGTAGGTTTGCCTGGTGTGAGTGGTCTTTCCACTGAACAGCGCAAGAGACTAACTATAGCAGTTGAGCTAGTGGCTAATCCCTCCATAATATTCATGGATGAACCAACGTCAGGTTTAGATGCCAGAGCAGCTGCCATTGTTATGAGAACAGTTAGAAACATAGTGGACACAGGAAGAACAATTGTTTGTACAATTCATCAACCAAGCATAAACATATTTGAAGCCTTTGATGAG CTTTTCCTACTAAAGCGAGGAGGACAAGAAATATACGTTGGACCGTTGGGTCGTCATTCTAATGAACTCATTGAGTATTTTGAG AGGATTGAAGGGGTTGGCAAAATCAAAGATGGACACAACCCAGCGGCTTGGATGTTGGAAATTACAACTCCGACACGAGAAATGGATTTGAATGTTGACTTTGCTGACATATACAAAAATTCAGAACTATATAG GAGGAACAAAGAACATGTAGAAGAATTGAGCAAGCCTGCTTCAGGTTCCAAGGAACTTCATTTTCCTTCACAATATGCACaaccatttttcattcaatgcaAGGCCTGCCTATGGAAACAGCATTGGTCCTACTGGCGCAACCCTCCATATACTGCAGTGAAATTTTTGTTCACTACATTCGTAGCTTTGATGTTTGGGACAATGTTCTGGGACCTAGGATCCAAAAC AAGAAGGAAACAAGATCTGTTCAATGCTATTGGTTCAATGTACAACGCCATTCTCTTCCTTGGGACTCAGAATGCGTTTTCTGTGCAACCAGTTGTGGCCATTGAAAGAACAGTCTTTTATAGAGAAAGAGCAGCTGGAATGTATTCAGCCATCCCATATGCTCTTGCACAG GTTGTAATAGAGATACCATATACTTTTGTCCAAGCTGTAACATATGGCATCATAGTTTATGCAATGATCGGATTCGAATGGACTGCATCCAAATTCTTTTGGTATCTGTTCTTCACGTACTTCACATTTTTGTACTACACCTTTTATGGCATGATGACTGTGGCTGTAACACCGAACCAACACATTGCTTCAATTGTGGCAACTTCATTTTATGGACTTTGGAATCTGTTTTCCGGATTTGTTGTCCCACAACCT